One genomic window of Thermococcus indicus includes the following:
- the mtnP gene encoding S-methyl-5'-thioadenosine phosphorylase: MPRIAIIGGSGVYDPKLLQNVREEFVNTPYGKVRVKIGEYDGEEIAFLARHGEGHSVPPHKINYRANIWALYELGVERILSTSAVGSLNEAMKPGDFVVLDQLLDFTKTRHYTFYDGDESPHDRKFVAHVDFTDPYCPELRKALITAAKELGFDYHPTGTYACMEGPRFETRAEIRALKILGADVVGMTQCPEAALARELEMCYASVAIVTNFAAGISREKLTHTEVVELMAKKSEEIKYLLMKSIRYIPKERHCGCKDALKGATGE, encoded by the coding sequence ATGCCGAGGATAGCAATTATTGGAGGTTCCGGAGTATACGACCCCAAGCTGCTTCAGAACGTCAGGGAGGAGTTTGTGAACACCCCCTATGGAAAAGTCCGGGTGAAGATCGGGGAGTACGACGGGGAGGAGATAGCCTTCCTCGCGAGGCACGGTGAGGGGCACAGCGTTCCACCGCACAAGATAAACTACCGCGCCAACATCTGGGCGCTCTATGAGCTCGGTGTGGAGAGGATTCTTTCCACGTCGGCAGTAGGTTCGCTCAACGAGGCCATGAAACCCGGCGACTTCGTCGTTCTCGACCAGCTTCTGGACTTCACCAAGACGAGGCACTACACATTCTACGACGGCGACGAGAGCCCGCACGACAGGAAGTTCGTTGCCCACGTCGATTTCACGGACCCATACTGCCCCGAGCTCAGGAAGGCCCTGATAACTGCCGCCAAGGAACTTGGCTTTGACTATCACCCAACGGGCACCTACGCCTGCATGGAGGGTCCGAGGTTCGAGACTAGGGCGGAGATACGGGCGCTCAAGATACTCGGTGCCGACGTCGTTGGAATGACCCAGTGCCCCGAGGCCGCCCTGGCGAGGGAGCTGGAGATGTGCTACGCCAGCGTCGCCATCGTCACCAACTTCGCCGCCGGCATAAGCAGGGAGAAGCTCACCCACACCGAGGTCGTCGAGCTGATGGCCAAGAAGAGCGAGGAGATAAAGTACCTCCTCATGAAGTCCATCAGGTACATTCCGAAGGAGAGGCACTGTGGATGTAAGGACGCCCTGAAGGGCGCGACCGGGGAATGA
- a CDS encoding NAD(P)/FAD-dependent oxidoreductase, giving the protein MKYDVVIIGASAGGLTTAISARKFYPDKSVLVIKREDIAMIPCGIPYIFGTLESVDDDILPVEKFLEPLGVDILTDDVTEIDPRAKLVRTASGKEIAWEKLVLATGSKPVKPEFPGSELEGVYTVPKDYRYLKEFRERVKTAERVVIVGGGFIALEVGDEIRKLGKDVTILVRSRLLRSSFDREFSEMVAERLEERGIRVVYGQVERILGGESVERVRLIDGSELPADLVIFSIGYRPNVELAVKAGLKVTRYGIWTDEYMRTSHPDIFAVGDCVEHRDFFTGKPYGLMLASTATFEARIAGANLFKLQIVRENRRTIGVYSTNVAGLTLAAAGLTEEAARREGFEVIVGYGKGPDRHPAKFPDTSMVTVKLIFSRDRGAILGAQIAGGKSVGEMINILALAIQKRLTASELYTLQIATHPLLTASPVGYQILQAAEDALAKLRA; this is encoded by the coding sequence ATGAAGTACGATGTTGTTATCATAGGAGCGAGCGCCGGGGGCCTGACCACGGCGATCTCGGCCCGGAAGTTCTACCCCGACAAAAGCGTTCTGGTCATCAAGAGGGAAGATATCGCCATGATTCCCTGTGGCATCCCGTACATCTTTGGCACACTGGAGAGCGTTGACGATGACATTCTTCCTGTCGAGAAGTTCCTGGAGCCACTTGGCGTGGACATATTGACGGATGATGTTACTGAGATCGACCCGAGGGCAAAGCTCGTGAGGACTGCCTCAGGGAAGGAGATCGCCTGGGAGAAGCTCGTCCTTGCGACCGGTTCAAAACCCGTGAAGCCGGAGTTCCCGGGCTCGGAGCTGGAGGGAGTCTACACCGTCCCGAAAGACTACCGCTACCTGAAGGAGTTCCGCGAGAGGGTTAAAACCGCGGAGCGGGTCGTCATCGTCGGCGGCGGCTTCATAGCCCTCGAGGTCGGCGATGAGATAAGAAAACTCGGAAAGGACGTGACGATTCTCGTGAGGAGCAGGCTCCTGAGGAGCTCCTTCGATAGGGAGTTCAGCGAGATGGTCGCGGAACGGCTTGAAGAGAGAGGCATAAGAGTCGTTTATGGACAGGTGGAGCGGATCCTTGGTGGGGAAAGTGTCGAGCGGGTGAGGCTCATCGACGGAAGCGAGCTTCCCGCGGACCTCGTTATATTCTCCATCGGCTACCGCCCGAACGTTGAGCTGGCCGTTAAGGCGGGCCTCAAGGTTACGCGCTACGGCATCTGGACGGACGAGTACATGAGGACCTCTCATCCGGACATCTTCGCCGTCGGCGACTGCGTGGAGCACAGGGACTTCTTCACGGGCAAGCCCTACGGCCTTATGCTTGCTTCAACGGCAACCTTCGAGGCAAGAATAGCGGGTGCGAACCTCTTCAAGCTCCAGATCGTCAGGGAGAACAGGAGGACGATAGGCGTTTACTCCACCAACGTTGCCGGTCTCACCCTTGCGGCCGCGGGCCTCACCGAGGAGGCCGCCAGGAGGGAGGGCTTCGAGGTCATAGTTGGCTATGGAAAAGGCCCCGACAGGCATCCGGCGAAGTTCCCGGACACCTCGATGGTGACGGTTAAGCTCATCTTCTCCCGCGACAGGGGAGCGATACTTGGGGCGCAGATAGCTGGTGGAAAGAGTGTTGGCGAGATGATAAACATTCTCGCCCTCGCGATACAGAAGAGACTCACCGCGAGCGAGCTCTACACTCTCCAGATAGCGACCCACCCGCTCCTAACGGCTTCTCCGGTTGGCTACCAGATACTCCAAGCGGCTGAGGATGCATTGGCGAAGCTGAGAGCCTGA
- the udp gene encoding uridine phosphorylase — MVEKFVSAERPQTEEGYQYHIACKPGDVSRYVLLPGDPERVPKISSLWDETREIAFHREYRTHTGKYKGVPISVTSTGIGGPSTAIAIEELAAIGADTFIRVGSTGAIQPGMEIGDLIIAKAAVRLEGTSKQYVRVEYPAVADLEVTLALIEAAETLGVRYHLGITASTDSFYLGQGRPGLKGYFPSFAKHIMDDLRQANVTNFEMEAATLYTLANIYGLRAGCVCSVFANRVTNEFGKAGEKEAALVASEAVKILAEWDEEKERAGKKVWFPGLRG; from the coding sequence ATGGTTGAGAAGTTCGTTTCGGCAGAGAGACCTCAGACGGAGGAGGGTTACCAGTACCATATAGCCTGCAAACCGGGGGACGTTTCGAGATACGTCCTGCTCCCCGGTGATCCCGAGAGGGTCCCAAAGATAAGCTCCCTCTGGGATGAAACGAGGGAGATAGCCTTCCACAGGGAATATAGAACGCACACTGGCAAGTATAAGGGAGTTCCCATAAGCGTTACCTCAACCGGAATAGGTGGCCCCTCGACCGCTATAGCCATAGAGGAGCTTGCCGCGATAGGCGCGGACACCTTCATAAGGGTAGGCTCGACCGGTGCGATACAGCCGGGAATGGAAATCGGAGACCTCATCATTGCCAAAGCTGCCGTCAGGCTAGAGGGGACGTCGAAGCAGTACGTCCGCGTGGAATACCCTGCAGTTGCGGATCTTGAGGTTACTTTAGCGCTCATCGAGGCCGCCGAGACTTTGGGTGTGCGCTATCACCTCGGCATAACGGCCTCCACCGACAGCTTCTACCTCGGCCAGGGGAGACCCGGGCTGAAGGGCTACTTCCCGAGCTTCGCAAAGCACATAATGGACGACCTGAGGCAGGCCAACGTCACCAACTTCGAGATGGAGGCGGCGACGCTCTACACCCTCGCCAACATCTACGGGCTGAGGGCCGGCTGCGTCTGCTCCGTCTTCGCCAACAGGGTAACCAACGAGTTCGGCAAGGCCGGCGAGAAGGAAGCGGCATTAGTCGCCAGCGAGGCCGTGAAGATACTCGCCGAGTGGGACGAGGAGAAGGAGAGGGCCGGAAAGAAGGTCTGGTTCCCTGGGCTGAGGGGTTGA
- a CDS encoding pyridoxal-phosphate dependent enzyme yields the protein MLRCSRCGRTYPETFRLTCDCGGTLLVEGPGAGFTPFGHLDMRRYLAHLPIGSLVPVPVPGITPISEIEVGRVRAIFKLEYLHPSGSFKDRGTWVTVAKLLGEGIDEVVLDSSGNAALSFALYALPAGIKLHAFISYDARREKVLLLQKLGAIVHYVEGDRTVIHERAREYAEEKGLTYVTHWLNPYFIEGTKTIAFEVFEQFGVPDYAFAPTGSGTLLLGLWKGFRELKEMGEIAELPRLVAVQASGYESLCERSPFTNSLADGIAIPRPPRLDDMRRALRETNGMCVSVSRSETEGALSWLKRAGFLVEPTSAVALAGLWKLIETGEIPDGSSALLPLTGSGLKLTEGI from the coding sequence ATGCTCCGCTGTTCCCGCTGTGGAAGGACATACCCTGAAACCTTCCGGTTAACCTGTGACTGCGGGGGAACTCTGCTGGTAGAGGGTCCCGGAGCGGGGTTTACCCCCTTTGGCCACCTGGACATGAGACGCTATCTAGCCCACCTGCCCATAGGCAGTTTGGTTCCTGTACCAGTACCGGGGATAACGCCCATCAGCGAAATTGAGGTCGGGAGAGTAAGGGCGATTTTCAAACTGGAGTATCTCCATCCCAGCGGTTCCTTCAAGGACAGGGGAACTTGGGTTACCGTTGCGAAGCTTCTTGGGGAGGGCATAGACGAGGTTGTCCTCGACAGCTCTGGAAACGCCGCACTGAGCTTCGCCCTCTACGCTTTACCCGCGGGGATAAAGCTCCACGCCTTCATCTCCTACGATGCAAGGCGCGAAAAGGTTCTTCTCCTCCAGAAACTCGGGGCAATCGTTCACTACGTTGAGGGAGATAGGACGGTCATCCATGAGAGGGCTCGGGAATATGCAGAGGAAAAGGGTTTGACCTACGTAACCCACTGGCTCAACCCCTACTTCATTGAGGGAACAAAAACGATTGCATTCGAGGTTTTCGAGCAGTTCGGCGTTCCTGACTATGCCTTTGCCCCCACGGGAAGCGGAACGCTCCTTCTTGGCCTCTGGAAGGGCTTCAGGGAGCTAAAGGAGATGGGTGAGATAGCCGAACTTCCGAGGCTGGTTGCGGTCCAGGCTTCGGGTTATGAAAGCCTCTGTGAAAGGAGCCCCTTCACGAACAGCTTGGCGGACGGCATAGCGATTCCAAGGCCGCCAAGGCTCGACGACATGAGGAGGGCCTTAAGAGAAACCAACGGCATGTGTGTAAGCGTCTCACGAAGCGAAACCGAGGGAGCGTTGAGCTGGCTAAAGAGGGCAGGTTTTCTGGTTGAACCCACATCCGCCGTTGCCCTTGCCGGGCTGTGGAAGCTAATTGAAACGGGAGAAATACCGGATGGTTCTTCTGCCCTGCTTCCCCTGACCGGTTCAGGCCTCAAACTGACCGAAGGTATTTAG
- a CDS encoding MEMO1 family protein has product MAEVRYPAVAGSFYPSGGALIEMLEEFLGDLGKAGSERRITAGVAPHAGYVFSGYTASRTYKAIYEDGLPETFVILGPNHTGLGSPIAIYPEGEWLTPLGEIEVDAELGTAIAKLSGIADLDELAHRYEHSIEVQLPFIQYLAEKAGKEVKIVPIALGIQDEDVSEDLGRAIFEASKELGRDVVVIASTDFMHYGPVYGYVPFRARAGELPHRIKEWDFRVIRRILDFDVRGMFRELREMDHTMCGPGGVGTAIVYSRLAGALEAELLHYTTSYEVSRSTDAIVGYASIVFKR; this is encoded by the coding sequence ATGGCTGAGGTGAGGTATCCGGCCGTTGCTGGAAGCTTCTATCCCTCAGGTGGGGCGCTCATCGAGATGCTGGAAGAGTTCTTGGGGGACCTCGGTAAAGCCGGAAGCGAGAGAAGAATAACAGCCGGCGTTGCGCCCCACGCGGGCTACGTCTTTTCCGGCTACACGGCTTCGAGAACCTACAAGGCCATCTACGAGGACGGTCTGCCTGAGACCTTCGTAATCCTCGGGCCGAACCACACCGGTTTGGGTTCGCCGATAGCAATCTATCCAGAGGGAGAGTGGCTGACTCCACTCGGGGAAATTGAGGTCGATGCCGAGCTGGGGACGGCCATAGCGAAGCTCTCTGGCATAGCCGATTTGGATGAGCTGGCCCACAGATACGAGCACTCGATAGAGGTTCAGCTCCCGTTCATCCAGTACCTCGCTGAAAAAGCCGGGAAGGAAGTTAAGATAGTGCCGATAGCCCTCGGCATCCAGGACGAGGATGTCTCCGAAGACCTCGGAAGGGCCATCTTTGAGGCATCGAAGGAGCTCGGCAGGGACGTCGTGGTGATAGCGAGCACCGACTTCATGCACTACGGCCCGGTTTACGGCTACGTTCCCTTCCGCGCTAGAGCGGGCGAGCTACCCCACAGGATAAAGGAGTGGGACTTCAGGGTGATAAGGAGAATCCTCGACTTCGACGTTAGAGGAATGTTCAGGGAGCTTCGCGAGATGGACCACACCATGTGCGGGCCCGGGGGCGTTGGAACGGCTATAGTCTACTCCCGCCTGGCTGGAGCACTTGAGGCCGAGCTTTTACACTACACGACGAGCTACGAGGTGAGCAGAAGCACCGATGCGATAGTTGGCTACGCGAGCATAGTCTTCAAGCGCTGA
- the mntA gene encoding type VII toxin-antitoxin system MntA family adenylyltransferase antitoxin, with translation MNIEDAVKKILELGGERVKFVILFGSQSRGEARKDSDVDLCVYYEGSPKEAFLFRMLVLGSLPENYDVQIFQLLPVYLKKECLKGKVLFCRDETFLYDLAYETLKEWEDFRRYYYDYLGLEAIE, from the coding sequence ATGAACATTGAGGATGCCGTCAAAAAAATCCTTGAGCTCGGTGGAGAGCGGGTGAAGTTCGTAATTCTCTTCGGCTCCCAATCCAGAGGCGAGGCCAGAAAGGACAGCGACGTAGACCTGTGCGTTTACTACGAGGGAAGCCCGAAAGAGGCGTTTCTTTTCCGGATGCTCGTTCTTGGAAGCCTTCCCGAGAATTATGATGTTCAGATTTTTCAGCTCCTTCCGGTTTACCTCAAGAAGGAGTGCCTGAAGGGTAAAGTTCTCTTCTGCAGGGACGAGACGTTCCTCTACGACCTCGCCTACGAAACGCTCAAGGAGTGGGAGGACTTCAGGAGGTACTACTACGACTACCTTGGACTGGAGGCGATAGAATGA
- the hepT gene encoding type VII toxin-antitoxin system HepT family RNase toxin yields the protein MRVELIRSKIEEILESLRLIEENLPDDFEDFESLGIVKDGIYKRAEFAIQNVIDICAVINSDLRLTMPEREEDVFEGLVRAGIIPEEMAHKLRLMKGFRNILVHRYGRINDRLAFEVLHEHLGDIYEFVELIGDFLRGQERG from the coding sequence ATGAGGGTCGAGCTCATACGCTCCAAGATAGAGGAGATACTTGAGAGCCTCAGGCTGATAGAGGAAAACCTTCCAGATGATTTTGAAGACTTCGAATCGCTCGGTATAGTCAAGGACGGAATCTACAAGCGGGCCGAATTTGCAATCCAGAACGTGATTGATATATGTGCCGTGATAAACTCCGACCTGAGGCTCACGATGCCGGAAAGGGAGGAGGACGTTTTTGAAGGGCTTGTTCGCGCAGGGATAATTCCTGAGGAGATGGCTCACAAACTCAGGCTCATGAAGGGCTTTCGCAACATCCTTGTTCACAGATACGGGAGGATTAATGACAGGTTGGCCTTTGAAGTCCTCCACGAGCACCTTGGGGACATCTATGAGTTCGTTGAGCTGATAGGAGACTTTTTACGGGGTCAAGAGCGGGGCTGA
- a CDS encoding nucleotidyltransferase family protein, which translates to MQTARVRTLEDVQKILRAHRKELSEKYGVKRIGVFGSYSRNEQRPDSDVDILVEFKQPVGLIEFIRLQKYLEELLGVRVDLVTKGALKRRIRERILKEVKYV; encoded by the coding sequence ATGCAGACCGCACGCGTTAGAACACTTGAGGATGTCCAAAAAATCCTACGCGCTCACAGGAAGGAACTGAGTGAGAAATATGGTGTTAAGCGTATTGGTGTCTTTGGCTCATATTCACGAAATGAGCAGAGGCCGGACAGTGATGTTGACATTCTCGTGGAGTTCAAGCAGCCCGTGGGGTTAATAGAGTTCATACGCCTTCAGAAATACCTCGAAGAACTCCTTGGGGTTAGGGTTGACCTCGTAACCAAAGGGGCTTTGAAGAGACGCATTAGGGAACGGATTCTCAAAGAGGTGAAGTACGTATGA
- a CDS encoding HepT-like ribonuclease domain-containing protein — MRDPFLYVEDILEAIEKIRRYTEGMGFEDFVEDEKTVDAVIRNLEIIGEAAKHIPDEFKALHPEVPWKEIAGMRDRLIHAYFGVDLSLVWYTVQNELDDLENVMRKLLEGQR; from the coding sequence ATGAGGGACCCTTTTCTCTACGTTGAGGATATTCTTGAGGCTATTGAGAAAATTAGACGGTATACAGAGGGTATGGGCTTTGAGGACTTCGTGGAAGATGAGAAAACGGTCGATGCAGTAATCCGAAACCTTGAAATAATAGGGGAAGCAGCGAAGCACATTCCAGATGAGTTTAAGGCCCTTCACCCTGAGGTCCCCTGGAAAGAAATTGCAGGGATGAGGGACAGGTTAATCCACGCTTACTTTGGCGTTGACCTCTCGCTCGTTTGGTACACGGTTCAAAACGAGCTTGACGATTTGGAAAATGTCATGAGAAAGCTTCTGGAGGGTCAAAGATGA
- a CDS encoding mevalonate kinase: MRVLASAPAKIILFGEHSVVYGKPAIAAAIDLRTYVWAEFNENGAIKIEAKDIRVPGLTVSFSEDEIYFESDYGKAAEVLSYVRQAIELVRKEADANGKGITVSITSQIPVGAGLGSSAAVAVATIGAVSRLLGLELSNEEIGKLGHKVELLVQGASSGIDPTVSAIGGFIHYEKGNFEHLPFMELPIVVGYTGSSGSTKELVAMVRGTYEEMPEVIEPVLVAMGKIVEKARDVITSDLDEELRFAQLGRLMNINHGLLDALGVSTKKLSELVYAARVAGAIGAKITGAGGGGCMYALAPENQSEVATAITIAGGTPMITRISREGLRIEEVLP; encoded by the coding sequence ATGAGGGTTCTGGCATCTGCCCCGGCTAAAATTATCCTCTTCGGCGAGCACAGCGTCGTTTATGGAAAGCCAGCTATTGCTGCGGCCATAGACCTCAGAACCTACGTGTGGGCGGAGTTCAACGAGAATGGTGCCATAAAGATAGAGGCCAAGGACATCCGCGTTCCTGGCTTAACCGTTTCCTTCTCAGAGGACGAGATCTACTTTGAGAGCGACTACGGAAAGGCCGCGGAGGTTCTCAGCTACGTCCGTCAGGCGATAGAGCTTGTGAGGAAGGAGGCCGATGCTAACGGGAAAGGAATCACAGTCTCTATAACGTCACAGATTCCCGTTGGAGCGGGCCTCGGATCATCCGCTGCCGTGGCTGTGGCAACAATCGGGGCCGTTTCCAGACTCCTCGGATTGGAGCTGAGCAACGAGGAAATAGGAAAACTCGGCCACAAAGTTGAGCTCCTCGTTCAGGGGGCGTCGAGCGGTATAGATCCAACGGTTTCAGCTATAGGCGGCTTCATCCACTACGAGAAGGGGAACTTCGAACACCTGCCCTTCATGGAGCTGCCCATAGTCGTCGGCTACACCGGTTCGAGCGGCTCAACCAAGGAACTCGTCGCGATGGTTAGGGGAACCTACGAGGAGATGCCCGAGGTTATAGAGCCGGTGCTCGTTGCGATGGGCAAGATAGTCGAGAAGGCCCGCGACGTTATAACCTCCGACCTCGACGAGGAGCTCCGCTTCGCCCAGCTCGGGAGGCTGATGAACATAAACCACGGACTTTTGGATGCCCTCGGCGTCTCAACGAAAAAGCTGAGTGAGTTAGTTTATGCCGCGAGGGTTGCAGGGGCCATAGGGGCCAAGATAACCGGCGCCGGCGGTGGCGGCTGCATGTACGCTTTAGCTCCGGAGAACCAGAGCGAAGTGGCAACGGCGATAACGATAGCCGGCGGAACGCCGATGATAACGAGGATAAGCCGTGAGGGGCTTAGAATAGAGGAGGTCCTGCCATGA
- a CDS encoding isopentenyl phosphate kinase — protein sequence MIIVKVGGSVFSDKKGEPENFDHETVSNIAREIAKFYPREDFIIVHGGGSFGHPEAKRYEIREGLPKEWETAHYRRIGFTLTHQAMLRANAKFIETFVGENLPAFSVSTSSVFITENGEVSYGDLEVIERLLDLKFIPVLFGDVSIDLAKGIDILSGDQIITYLAKMLEPEKVIFLMDVDGIYDGKPGEGRLIQELRKEEIDSLLERLHCTSAGTDVTGGICNKLGEAKKIAEHSEVWFVNGKVPGRLSGAIRGDGFGTRIKM from the coding sequence ATGATAATCGTCAAGGTCGGTGGTAGTGTCTTCAGCGACAAGAAAGGTGAACCGGAGAACTTCGACCACGAGACTGTAAGTAACATAGCAAGGGAGATAGCCAAGTTCTATCCCCGTGAGGACTTCATAATCGTCCACGGCGGCGGGAGCTTTGGCCATCCTGAGGCGAAGAGGTACGAAATACGCGAGGGTCTCCCCAAGGAATGGGAGACCGCCCACTACCGGAGGATAGGTTTTACCCTCACCCACCAGGCCATGCTCAGGGCGAACGCGAAGTTCATCGAGACCTTCGTCGGGGAAAACCTCCCTGCCTTCTCCGTCTCGACCTCCTCCGTCTTCATAACCGAGAACGGGGAGGTAAGCTACGGCGACCTTGAGGTGATTGAACGGCTCCTCGACCTCAAGTTCATCCCCGTTCTCTTCGGGGACGTCTCGATAGACCTCGCGAAGGGCATAGACATCCTTTCCGGCGACCAGATCATCACCTACCTCGCCAAGATGCTCGAGCCGGAGAAGGTGATATTCCTGATGGACGTTGACGGAATCTACGACGGAAAACCCGGGGAAGGCAGGCTGATTCAGGAACTCAGAAAGGAGGAGATAGATTCCCTCCTCGAGAGGCTCCACTGCACCTCTGCTGGAACCGACGTCACCGGCGGAATCTGCAACAAGCTGGGGGAGGCGAAGAAGATAGCCGAGCACTCGGAGGTCTGGTTCGTTAACGGGAAGGTTCCTGGAAGGCTGAGCGGGGCGATAAGGGGCGACGGCTTTGGAACGAGGATCAAAATGTAA
- a CDS encoding NAD(P)/FAD-dependent oxidoreductase, with protein sequence MEGKIVIVGGGIGGLYTAFNLIENGVDADRITIVAKEWPPYTRHRLAEIVSKRLSPDGAVLGLAENLQRAGIEVVEGEALRLGEEEGLVVVKTGNGKRRLRYSKLVVATGGKPFVPPIKGIEKRGVIGFHGREDVEFLVSLPPGSKVAVIGAGLVGLTAAVALKERGHSVIVVEAKESALPSILTRNLSEFLEEHLKDEGIQILTGSLVKEIEGNGKVEGMRLEGGGRLDVDAIVLAAGVRPNSSLLKDDGRPIEIDRLGRTAVPGVYALGDCAVSWDFITGKAVYRPLGFVAGHYARLIGDDIAGKGALDRGVIPAVYERIGRAEVYSVGLTPAEAERFGFGVKMKISEGRNWREATLTDGRGHVLGWQRVQLGHFHSIGSTEAYIKIKEAWG encoded by the coding sequence ATGGAAGGGAAAATCGTGATAGTTGGAGGTGGAATCGGGGGGCTCTACACGGCCTTCAACCTCATTGAGAACGGGGTTGATGCGGACAGAATAACCATCGTGGCGAAGGAGTGGCCGCCCTACACGAGGCACCGCCTCGCGGAGATAGTCTCCAAAAGACTTTCCCCGGACGGGGCCGTACTCGGCCTTGCGGAGAACCTTCAAAGGGCAGGCATCGAGGTTGTAGAAGGCGAAGCCCTAAGACTCGGAGAAGAGGAAGGGCTCGTTGTAGTTAAAACCGGAAACGGAAAACGCCGGCTGAGATACAGCAAGCTGGTGGTGGCGACGGGAGGAAAGCCCTTCGTGCCGCCGATAAAAGGGATTGAGAAGAGGGGTGTTATCGGATTCCACGGCCGAGAAGATGTTGAGTTTCTTGTCTCATTGCCTCCCGGAAGTAAGGTAGCGGTAATCGGGGCTGGACTCGTCGGGCTGACGGCTGCGGTGGCGCTGAAGGAGAGGGGGCACAGCGTTATCGTGGTCGAGGCGAAGGAAAGCGCGCTCCCCAGCATCTTAACAAGAAACCTCTCGGAGTTCCTCGAGGAACACCTGAAAGACGAGGGAATCCAGATTCTCACCGGTTCACTCGTAAAGGAGATCGAAGGAAACGGAAAGGTTGAAGGGATGAGACTGGAGGGCGGGGGGAGACTCGATGTAGATGCGATTGTTCTCGCCGCCGGCGTGAGGCCCAACTCCTCGCTTTTGAAGGACGATGGAAGGCCGATAGAGATCGACAGGCTTGGAAGAACCGCGGTTCCCGGTGTATACGCCCTCGGGGACTGCGCGGTGAGCTGGGACTTCATCACCGGAAAGGCCGTTTACCGTCCCCTGGGCTTCGTCGCCGGGCATTACGCGCGGTTGATAGGGGATGATATCGCGGGGAAGGGCGCTCTCGATAGGGGAGTAATCCCCGCGGTGTACGAGAGGATTGGAAGGGCGGAGGTCTATTCCGTAGGATTAACCCCGGCCGAAGCGGAGAGGTTCGGCTTCGGGGTGAAGATGAAAATCTCAGAAGGGAGGAACTGGAGGGAAGCCACACTAACGGACGGACGAGGGCACGTTCTCGGATGGCAGAGGGTTCAGCTCGGCCACTTCCATTCGATAGGCTCCACGGAGGCGTATATCAAGATAAAGGAAGCTTGGGGATAA
- a CDS encoding 4Fe-4S dicluster domain-containing protein, giving the protein MEYLLHVLTEKCTGCMDCVEACPIGDGIRVIPLPALPERWDIVVCRHCNPAPCVEVCEFRALSISENGAVTLNQELCTSCKACTAVCPFGAVFLRLDGTMAKCDLCSGSPRCVAACEEGALVYERVERKRALMREKPSVVELLEFKGLR; this is encoded by the coding sequence ATGGAATACCTTCTCCACGTTCTGACGGAGAAGTGCACCGGCTGTATGGACTGCGTCGAGGCGTGCCCGATCGGGGATGGGATTAGGGTGATTCCCCTTCCCGCTCTTCCGGAGCGATGGGACATCGTGGTCTGCCGCCACTGCAACCCGGCACCATGCGTTGAGGTCTGCGAGTTCAGGGCGCTCAGCATTTCGGAGAATGGAGCTGTGACCCTGAACCAGGAGCTCTGCACCTCCTGTAAGGCCTGCACTGCGGTGTGTCCATTCGGCGCGGTCTTCCTAAGGCTGGACGGGACGATGGCGAAGTGCGACCTCTGCTCTGGAAGCCCGAGGTGCGTCGCGGCCTGCGAAGAGGGGGCCCTCGTCTACGAGAGAGTCGAGAGAAAGAGGGCTCTGATGAGGGAGAAACCTTCCGTGGTGGAGCTTCTCGAATTCAAGGGACTGCGGTGA
- a CDS encoding 4Fe-4S dicluster domain-containing protein, protein MTSLSRITILTKPEVQTSVQVYCLQCRDAACERVCPVDAISRDRNGAYVINYDRCIGCRECAYACPFGAISFEVEARPIKCDLCDGEPECVAVCPHDAIVYMEEKKAARELKKAKAAGVAYGLYGGKETPEYSRKKAEEAVEYLMELVEKSGELDV, encoded by the coding sequence TTGACCTCTCTGTCGAGGATAACCATCCTCACCAAGCCCGAGGTACAGACGTCGGTTCAGGTCTACTGCCTCCAGTGCCGCGATGCGGCCTGCGAGAGGGTCTGCCCCGTGGATGCGATAAGCCGGGACAGAAACGGGGCCTACGTCATAAACTACGACCGCTGCATAGGCTGCAGGGAGTGCGCCTACGCCTGCCCCTTCGGGGCGATAAGCTTTGAGGTAGAGGCGAGGCCGATAAAGTGCGACCTCTGCGATGGCGAGCCCGAGTGCGTGGCGGTTTGTCCGCACGATGCCATAGTCTACATGGAGGAGAAGAAAGCCGCGAGGGAGCTGAAGAAGGCCAAGGCGGCCGGCGTCGCCTACGGACTCTACGGTGGGAAGGAGACGCCAGAATACTCCAGGAAGAAGGCGGAAGAGGCCGTTGAATACCTGATGGAGCTCGTGGAGAAGAGTGGGGAGCTGGATGTCTGA